DNA sequence from the Penaeus monodon isolate SGIC_2016 chromosome 28, NSTDA_Pmon_1, whole genome shotgun sequence genome:
GCATTATTGGGTGATTCAGTGAGTTATGACACAGTTCGGTTGCAATGCCATACAACAACAAACATGGTGTCACAATACGCTTCTGTGTcaatttttgttcatttatcattttctgatAAATACTTCTCGACTTACTGCCGTTGCTGTTGNNNNNNNNNNNNNNNNNNNNNNNNNNNNNNNNNNNNNNNNNNNNNNNNNNNNNNNNNNNNNNNNNNNNNNNNNNNNNNNNNNNNNNNNNNNNNNNNNNNNNNNNNNNNNNNNNNNNNNNNNNNNNNNNNNNNNNNNNNNNNNNNNNNNNNNNNNNNNNNNNNNNNNNNNNNNNNNNNNNNNNNNNNNNNNNNNNNNNNNNNNNNNNNNNNNNNNNNNNNNNNNNNNNNNNNNNNNNNNNNNNNNNNNNNNNNNNNNNNNNNNNNNNNNNNNNNNNNNNNNNNNNNNNNNNNNNNNNNNNNNNNNNNNNNNNNNNNNNNNNNNNNNNNNNNNNNNNNNNNNNNNNNNNNNNNNNNNNNNNNNNNNNNNNNNNNNNNNNNNNNNNNNNNNNNNNNNNNNNNNNNNNNNNNNNNNNNNNNNNNNNNNNNNNNNNNNNNNNNNNNNNNNNNNNNNNNNNNNNNNNNNNNNNNNNNNNNNNNNNNNNNNNNNNNNNNNNNNNNNNNNNNNNNNNNNNNNNNNNNNNNNNNNNNNNNNNNNNNNNNNNNNNNNNNNNNNNNNNNNNNNNNNNNNNNNNNNNNNNNNNNNNNNNNNNNNNNNNNNNNNNNNNNNNNNNNNNNNNNNNNNNNNNNNNNNNNNNNNNNNNNNNNNNNNNNNNNNNNNNNNNNNNNNNNNNNNNNNNNNNNNNNNNNNNNNNNNNNNNNNNNNNNNNNNNNNNNNNNNNNNNNNNNNNNNNNNNNNNNNNNNNNNNNNNNNNNNNNNNNNNNNNNNNNNNNNNNNNNNNNNNNNNNNNNNNNNNNNNNNNNNNNNNNNNNNNNNNNNNNNNNNNNNNNNNNNNNNNNNNNNNNNNNNNNNNNNNNNNNNNNNNNNNNNNNNNNNNNNNNNNNNNNNNNNNNNNNNNNNNNNNNNNNNNNNNNNNNNNNNNNNNNNNNNNNNNNNNNNNNNNNNNNNNNNNNNNNNNNNNNNNNNNNNNNNNNNNNNNNNNNNNNNNNNNNNNNNNNNNNNNNNNNNNNNNNNNNNNNNNNNNNNNNNNNNNNNNNNNNNNNNNNNNNNNNNNNNNNNNNNNNNNNNNNNNNNNNNNNNNNNNNNNNNNNNNNNNNNNNNNNNNNNNNNNNNNNNNNNNNNNNNNNNNNNNNNNNNNNNNNNNNNNNNNNNNNNNNNNNNNNNNNNNNNNNNNNNNNNNNNNNNNNNNNNNNNNNNNNNNNNNNNNNNNNNNNNNNNNNNNNNNNNNNNNNNNNNNNNNNNNNNNNNNNNNNNNNNNNNNNNNNNNNNNNNNNNNNNNNNNNNNNNNNNNNNNNNNNNNNNNNNNNNNNNNNNNNNNNNNNNNNNNNNNNNNNNNNNNNNNNNNNNNNNNNNNNNNNNNNNNNNNNNNNNNNNNNNNNNNNNNNNNNNNNNNNNNNNNNNNNNNNNNNNNNNNNNNNNNNNNNNNNNNNNNNNNNNNNNNNNNNNNNNNNNNNNNNNNNNNNNNNNNNNNNNNNNNNNNNNNNNNNNNNNNNNNNNNNNNNNNNNNNNNNNNNNNNNNNNNNNNNNNNNNNNNNNNNNNNNNNNNNNNNNNNNNNNNNNNNNNNNNNNNNNNNNNNNNNNNNNNNNNNNNNNNNNNNNNNNNNNNNNNNNNNNNNNNNNNNNNNNNNNNNNNNNNNNNNNNNNNNNNNNNNNNNNNNNNNNNNNNNNNNNNNNNNNNNNNNNNNNNNNNNNNNNNNNNNNNNNNNNNNNNNNNNNNNNNNNNNNNNNNNNNNNNNNNNNNNNNNNNNNNNNNNNNNNNNNNNNNNNNNNNNNNNNNNNNNNNNNNNNNNNNNNNNNNNNNNNNNNNNNNNNNNNNNNNNNNNNNNNNNNNNNNNNNNNNNNNNNNNNNNNNNNNNNNNNNNNNNNNNNNNNNNNNNNNNNNNNNNNNNNNNNNNNNNNNNNNNNNNNNNNNNNNNNNNNNNNNNNNNNNNNNNNNNNNNNNNNNNNNNNNNNNNNNNNNNNNNNNNNNNNNNNNNNNNNNNNNNNNNNNNNNNNNNNNNNNNNNNNNNNNNNNNNNNNNNNNNNNNNNNNNNNNNNNNNNNNNNNNNNNNNNNNNNNNNNNNNNNNNNNNNNNNNNNNNNNAAGTCCTCTAACGAAACTACTCTAGATCACACACACGGAACATACCATAAcctaaatcacacacaaaacacagcaaaCAATATAAATTAAGTTTAAtgtttaacaataatataaaaatatttattaatatagtaaaacttaaattatatatagtattattattggtgcaGACAAAGTCCAAGCCTTTTTAAAACTGCAACATCAGCACACTACCTTAACCAACTGCAAAACAGCAAGTCACGAATAGTCAGTTACACCACGAAAATCATAGAAAATATTGTATTTAGGGATGGACTCGAGTAAacgttaaaatttaattattagggATACTTCGGGGCAACACACGCAACACCGTCACGNNNNNNNNNNNNNNNNNNNNNNNNNNNNNNNNNNNNNNNNNNNNNNNNNNNNNNNNNNNNNNNNNNNNNNNNAACCCCATTCACGACCCGAACACTAGTCCAACACAAAANNNNNNNNNNNNNNNNNNNNNNNNNNNNNNNNNNNNNNNNNNNNNNNNNNNNNNNNNNNNNNNNNNNNNNNNNNNNNNNNNNNNNNNNNNNNNNNNNNNNNNNNNNNNNNNNNNNNNNNNNNNNNNNNNNNNNNNNNNNNNNNNNNNNNNNtatttatatttaatatatattataataatttaatatataataatatttttNNNNNNNNNNNNNNNNNNNNNNNNNNNNNNNNNNNNNNNNNNNNNNNNNNNNNNNNNNNNNNNNNNNNNNNNNNNNNNNNNNNNNNNNNNNNNNNNNNNNNNNNNNNNNNNNNNNNNNNNNNNNNNNNNNNNNNNNNNNNNNNNNNNNNNNNNNNNNNNNNNNNNNNNNNNNNNNNNNNNNNNNNNNNNNNNNNNNNNNNNNNNNNNNNNNNNNNNNNNNNNNNNNNNNNNNNNNNNNNNNNNNNNNNNNNNNNNNNNNNNNNNNNNNNNNNNNNNNNNNNNNNNNNNNNNNNNNNNNNNNNNNNNNNNNNNNNNNNNNNNNNNNNNNNNNNNNNNNNNNNNNNNNNNNNNNNNNNNNNNNNNNNNNNNNNNNNNNNNNNNNNNNNNNNNNNNNNNNNNNNNNNNNNNNNNNNNNNNNNNNNNNNNNNNNNNNNNNNNNNNNNNNNNNNNNNNNNNNNNNNNNNNNNNNNNNNNNNNNNNNNNNNNNNNNNNNNNNNNNNNNNNNNNNNNNNNNNNNNNNNNNNNNNNNNNNNNNNNNNNNNNNNNNNNNNNNNNNNNNNNNNNNNNNNNNNNNNNNNNNNNNNNNNNNNNNNNNNNNNNNNNNNNNNNNNNNNNNNNNNNNNNNNNNNNNNNNNNNNNNNNNNNNNNNNNNNNNNNNNNNNNNNNNNNNNNNNNNNNNNNNNNNNNNNNNNNNNNNNNNNNNNNNNNNNNNNNNNNNNNNNNNNNNNNNNNNNNNNNNNNNNNNNNNNNNNNNNNNNNNNNNNNNNNNNNNNNNNNNNNNNNNNNNNNNNNNNNNNNNNNNNNNNNNNNNNNNNNNNNNNNNNNNNNNNNNNNNNNNNNNNNNNNNNNNNNNNNNNNNNNNNNNNNNNNNNNNNNNNNNNNNNNNNNNNNNNNNNNNNNNNNNNNNNNNNNNNNNNNNNNNNNNNNNNNNNNNNNNNNNNNNNNNNNNNNNNNNNNNNNNNNNNNNNNNNNNNNNNNNNNNNNNNNNNNNNNNNNNNNNNNNNNNNNNNNNNNNNNNNNNNNNNNNNNNNNNNNNNNNNNNNNNNNNNNNNNNNNNNNNNNNNNNNNNNNNNNNNNNNNNNNNNNNNNNNNNNNNNNNNNNNNNNNNNNNNNNNNNNNNNNNNNNNNNNNNNNNNNNNNNNNNNNNNNNNNNNNNNNNNNNNNNNNNNNNNNNNNNNNNNNNNNNNNNNNNNNNNNNNNNNNNNNNNNNNNNNNNNNNNNNNNNNNNNNNNNNNNNNNNNNNNNNNNNNNNNNNNNNNNNNNNNNNNNNNNNNNNNNNNNNNNNNNNNNNNNNNNNNNNNNNNNNNNNNNNNNNNNNNNNNNNNNNNNNNNNNNNNNNNNNNNNNNNNNNNNNNNNNNNNNNNNNNNNNNNNNNNNNNNNNNNNNNNNNNNNNNNNNNNNNNNNNNNNNNNNNNNNNNNNNNNNNNNNNNNNNNNNNNNNNNNNNNNNNNNNNNNNNNNNNNNNNNNNNNNNNNNNNNNNNNNNNNNNNNNNNNNNNNNNNNNNNNNNNNNNNNNNNNNNNNNNNNNNNNNNNNNNNNNNNNNNNNNNNNNNNNNNNNNNNNNNNNNNNNNNNNNNNNNNNNNNNNNNNNNNNNNNNNNNNNNNNNNNNNNNNNNNNNNNNNNNNNNNNNNNNNNNNNNNNNNNNNNNNNNNNNNNNNNNNNNNNNNNNNNNNNNNNNNNNNNNNNNNNNNNNNNNNNNNNNNNNNNNNNNNNNNNNNNNNNNNNNNNNNNNNNNNNNNNNNNNNNNNNNNNNNNNNNNNNNNNNNNNNNNNNNNNNNNNNNNNNNNNNNNNNNNNNNNNNNNNNNNNNNNNNNNNNNNNNNNNNNNNNNNNNNNNNNNNNNNNNNNNNNNNNNNNNNNNNNNNNNNNNNNNNNNNNNNNNNNNNNNNNNNNNNNNNNNNNNNNNNNNNNNNNNNNNNNNNNNNNNNNNNNNNNNNNNNNNNNNNNNNNNNNNNNNNNNNNNNNNNNNNNNNNNNNNNNNNNNNNNNNNNNNNNNNNNNNNNNNNNNNNNNNNNNNNNNNNNNNNNNNNNNNNNNNNNNNNNNNNNNNNNNNNNNNNNNNNNNNNNNNNNNNNNNNNNNNNNNNNNNNNNNNNNNNNNNNNNNNNNNNNNNNNNNNNNNNNNNNNNNNNNNNNNNNNNNNNNNNNNNNNNNNNNNNNNNNNNNNNNNNNNNNNNNNNNNNNNNNNNNNNNNNNNNNNNNNNNNNNNNNNNNNNNNNNNNNNNNNNNNNNNNNNNNNNNNNNNNNNNNNNNNNNNNNNNNNNNNNNNNNNNNNNNNNNNNNNNNNNNNNNNNNNNNNNNNNNNNNNNNNNNNNNNNNNNNNNNNNNNNNNNNNNNNNNNNNNNNNNNNNNNNNNNNNNNNNNNNNNNNNNNNNNNNNNNNNNNNNNNNNNNNNNNNNNNNNNNNNNNNNNNNNNNNNNNNNNNNNNNNNNNNNNNNNNNNNNNNNNNNNNNNNNNNNNNNNNNNNNNNNNNNNNNNNNNNNNNNNNNNNNNNNNNNNNNNNNNNNNNNNNNNNNNNNNNNNNNNNNNNNNNNNNNNNNNNNNNNNNNNNNNNNNNNNNNNNNNNNNNNNNNNNNNNNNNNNNNNNNNNNNNNNNNNNNNNNNNNNNNNNNNNNNNNNNNNNNNNNNNNNNNNNNNNNNNNNNNNNNNNNNNNNNNNNNNNNNNNNNNNNNNNNNNNNNNNNNNNNNNNNNNNNNNNNNNNNNNNNNNNNNNNNNNNNNNNNNNNNNNNNNNNNNNNNNNNNNNNNNNNNNNNNNNNNNNNNNNNNNNNNNNNNNNNNNNNNNNNNNNNNNNNNNNNNNNNNNNNNNNNNNNNNNNNNNNNNNNNNNNNNNNNNNNNNNNNNNNNNNNNNNNNNNNNNNNNNNNNNNNNNNNNNNNNNNNNNNNNNNNNNNNNNNNNNNNNNNNNNNNNNNNNNNNNNNNNNNNNNNNNNNNNNNNNNNNNNNNNNNNNNNNNNNNNNNNNNNNNNNNNNNNNNNNNNNNNNNNNNNNNNNNNNNNNNNNNNNNNNNNNNNNNNNNNNNNNNNNNNNNNNNNNNNNNNNNNNNNNNNNNNNNNNNNNNNNNNNNNNNNNNNNNNNNNNNNNNNNNNNNNNNNNNNNNNNNNNNNNNNNNNNNNNNNNNNNNNNNNNNNNNNNNNNNNNNNNNNNNNNNNNNNNNNNNNNNNNNNNNNNNNNNNNNNNNNNNNNNNGGGGGGGGGGCTATGCACATTTTAtgtttgaatgtatatgtgtgtttgtgaagtaATAAAGTCATGACACTAATATCTTGGTTTTGGTGTAAATGATAAACGTGAGATCCTCATGACTGAAGAatctataaaaaatgatatatatttttcaaatgtcATCACCTGCAACACGATGATTTCTGAAAAATACTGATGAATGAATGGCGAAAGGCCTTACTCTATTAATTGCAGGATTGGGAGGAAATTAATAGATGCCATGCGGTGgcaaaaacaaattatttgaaNNNNNNNNNNNNNNNNNNNNNNNNNNNNNNNNNNNNNNNNNNNNNNNNNNNNNNNNNNNNNNNNNNNNNNNNNNNNNNNNNNNNNNNNNNNNNNNNNNNNNNNNNNNNNNNNNNNNNNNNNNNNNNNNNNNNNNNNNNNNNNNNNNNNNNNNNNNNNNNNNNNNNNNNNNNNNNNNNNNNNNNNNNNNNNNNNNNNNNNNNNNNNNNNNNNNNNNNNNNNNNNNNNNNNNNNNNNNNNNNNNNNNNNNNNNNNNNNNNNNNNNNNNNNNNNNNNNNNNNNNNNNNNNNNNNNNNNNNNNNNNNNNNNNNNNNNNNNNNNNNNNNNNNNNNNNNNNNNNNNNNNNNNNNNNNNNNNNNNNNNNNNNNNNNNNNNNNNNNNNNNNNNNNNNNNNNNNNNNNNNNNNNNNNNNNNNNNNNNNNNNNNNNNNNNNNNNNNNNNNNNNNNNNNNNNNNNNNNNNNNNNNNNNNNNNNNNNNNNNNNNNNNNNNNNNNNNNNNNNNNNNNNNNNNNNNNNNNNNNNNNNNNNNNNNNNNNNNNNNNNNNNNNNNNNNNNNNNNNNNNNNNNNNNNNNNNNNNNNNNNNNNNNNNNNNNNNNNNNNNNNNNNNNNNNNNNNNNNNNNNNNNNNNNNNNNNNNNNNNNNNNNNNNNNNNNNNNNNNNNNNNNNNNNNNNNNNNNNNNNNNNNNNNNNNNNNNNNNNNNNNNNNNNNNNNNNNNNNNNNNNNNNNNNNNNNNNNNNNNNNNNNNNNNNNNNNNNNNNNNNNNNNNCATTNNNNNNNNNNNNNNNNNNNNNNNNNNNNNNNNNNNNNNNNNNNNNNNNNNNNNNNNNNNNNNNNNNNNNNNNNNNNNNNNNNNNNNNNNNNNNNNNNNNNNNNNNNNNNNNNNNNNNNNNNNNNNNNNNNNNNNNNNNNNNNNNNNNNNNNNNNNNNNNNNNNNNNNNNNNNNNNNNNNNNNNNNNNNNNNNNNNNNNNNNNNNNNNNNNNNNNNNNNNNNNNNNNNNNNNNNNNNNNNNNNNNNNNNNNNNNNNNNNNNNNNNNNNNNNNNNNNNNNNNNNNNNNNNNNNNNNNNNNNNNNNNNNNNNNNNNNNNNNNNNNNNNNNNNNNNNNNNNNNNNNNNNNNNNNNNNNNNNNNNNNNNNNNNNNNNNNNNNNNNNNNNNNNNNNNNNNNNNNNNNNNNNNNNNNNNNNNNNNNNNNNNNNNNNNNGGTTACGATAACGATTTGTATTTGGTAGATGGGAGGATAACATGCACTATAATGTATTTAAACAATATCTCcgttatcaataattataatggagGGTAACAGGATACAATTTCAGAAACTTACTAGTTGTTTTTTAGAGTCTTTCACATatactaacaaatatatataacaaacaattaTACGATTTGCCTTTTATAATTCTAAACCACTGACCAGGATAGTATGAAATAATGTCATTTGCACTGTGATTCTAGTTTATCAATTTTGTTAACACTTTCCTTGATTtcaatttcttatttcttattgctAAGAATAATGATGNNNNNNNNNNNNNNNNNNNNNNNNNNNNNNNNNNNNNNNNNNNNNNNNNNNNNNNNNNNNNNNNNNNNNNNNNNNNNNNNNNNNNNNNNNNNNNNNNNNNNNNNNNNNNNNNNNNNNNNNNNNNNNNNNNNtgaaataataagcaaaataaactATAGAGAAGAATCCAATTACTGGCGCCACTGGACATAACACCGGAAAAATTGTGAAGAACCATAGGAAATGCTCATTGATTTAGGTAATGTAAAGGCGAGCACTTTATTACGCCAGTTTTTTGCGTTTCTGTATGAAATTTCCGTATGCACACAGACTGATCCTATCACACTACCAAGGCACCAAACCTAGTGCccatgtaaacaaacatggcgCCATCCGAGTGAAGCCCCGGGAATCAAAcgaatattttaatacatattaagttattttaaagaaataagattatatatattgtttatagaaATATTCTAGAATGTTGACCTTTGTTTGCATTAACTTATTCTAAtatactaatagaaaaaaaaatctagttgtaTTGATCCTCCGTAGCACAAGACCAAGGCGTCAGACGGAAACGGACGCCTGGGAGGAAGGCGATACTTGCGCAAAACCTCAAATTCAGACGGAAACAAATATTGACGGGAAAAGTGCATGTACGATAGGGCCCTTATGAGGCAGCTTCAGAACGAATCGAAGCAGCACTACTTTGAAATTCACTGATAATACATTTAAGATATTACCAAGCTTACCAAGAAATGGAGATTAAAAGAATAATTTGGAAAGTTTTGGTGAACCAAATACCATCACGAAAAGTGACATGCTTAAAACGTAATGGAAAACTAATATCGGTATGTACATCCATAGATGATTTCAATTTCGACCAAGGGGGATAAATTAATGTACCAGTTTTCATCAAAATAACTGCAGAATGTATATCCAGAATTATAGAAGAAAGCTCTAGGAGAAAGATGGATAAGATATGGTGAAAAACTTAGTATACATTCAGCgtttaataaatattgtatacTGTACACTGATATTTACATCTAAAAATCATATCAATTGAAGGGAGAACACATGTatagtttcttgtttttttatttcagtccTCACTTGCCATATCCATAGCCACCACCGTAGCCTCCATAGCTTCCTCTGTAACCTCCTCCATACCCTCTTCCATAGCCACCATAAAAGCCTCCATAGCCGCCACCATAGCCTCCTCCGTAGCCACTATAGCCTCCTCTGTAGCTACTATAGCCTCCTCCGTAGCCACCATAACCTCCTCCATAACCACCATAGCTAATGCGACTTCCCTGGACGTAAGCCACCATGGCAGCCACCAACACAAGTGAAAGAGTGTATTTCTGAAACGTAAAAAATAGCAACTAACTACATAGTTCATAGTGACAGAATAANNNNNNNNNNNNNNNNNNNNNNNNNNNNNNNNNNNtgacaaagaaagagaaacagcacATGACCTTTAGACTTTAGAATCACCATTATAATCAGAATCATGAGGGTTATGACTAAATAGTAAAAACAAGAGAAGCACATATTTCTGCTTGTATTATCAAATGAAAAAGATTAAAGAATAGGTTTAGTAAAGGTACCACAGTGTAACACATATTTCGACTTTGTCATGCTATTTTCNNNNNNNNNNNNNNNNNNNNNNNNNNNNNNNNNNNNNNNNNNNNNNNNNNNNNNNNNNNNNNNNNNNNNNNNNNNNNNNNNNNNNNNNNNNNNNNNTGTGAAGTCGACTCAATCTCTGACTCTGCTCGAAGGAAGACCAATCTTTTATACGTCCGAAGAGAGATTCATTAGACCGTTTTGACCATGAGAAACACGACAATTGGGATGAGAGCTTTTTCGCAACATATGTGATTCAGAACAAAGACTTGCAGtaagattttataattaatgtatGGTCTCGTGGTACTTGTAATCCAAGTAAAAGTGCCTAGGTNNNNNNNNNNNNNNNNNNNNNNNNNNNNNNNNNNNNNNNNNNNNNNNNNNNNGTATNNNNNNNNNNNNNNN
Encoded proteins:
- the LOC119591142 gene encoding neuropeptide-like protein 31; this translates as MCYTVKYTLSLVLVAAMVAYVQGSRISYGGYGGGYGGYGGGYSSYRGGYSGYGGGYGGGYGGFYGGYGRGYGGGYRGSYGGYGGGYGYGNYFDENWYINLSPLVEIEIIYGCTYRY